DNA from Verrucomicrobiota bacterium:
CATGCCGGATATCTTTCATACGAGCATTCTGGAGATTCACCGACAGTGATTACCTCATCACTCTCTTTTCATCATCTGCCTGATTTTTGGAAAGGAATCGCTTTGCAAAGGCTGCATACATTACTTGCTCCGAAAGGAAAATTCTTTTTAGTAGATGTTATTCTCGATGATAAAAATCCCATTCAGGAGATATCATCATTTATAGATAAACAAACGAAACTTGGAGGCGATTTCCTTAGGGAGGATGCAGAAAGTCACTTCAGAGAAGAGTTTTCAACCTATGATTGGGTTATCGATGGTTTGTTAGATAGAACAGGATTTCATGTGGTAGAGAAAAATAAGTTTGATGGCATTATCGCCGCATACCTATGCGAAAAAATTTAGACTACGATCGCTATGGTGTAGCGAAGCACACGAGTCACAACAAGCACCCGAACTAATGGCTTGCTTTCCATTACTAATAGTCTAGTTGTTACGTTAATTTATGGT
Protein-coding regions in this window:
- a CDS encoding class I SAM-dependent methyltransferase, producing MQSDMTWQYDEFKQVGKDYGKQSEVDAYEPSHSRFRDIEKECREIIHRVQLSSRDILADFGCGTGVLARLASDICSHVYAVDVSLTMLHYAKSKSSNDNITFCHAGYLSYEHSGDSPTVITSSLSFHHLPDFWKGIALQRLHTLLAPKGKFFLVDVILDDKNPIQEISSFIDKQTKLGGDFLREDAESHFREEFSTYDWVIDGLLDRTGFHVVEKNKFDGIIAAYLCEKI